A stretch of DNA from Ochotona princeps isolate mOchPri1 chromosome 13, mOchPri1.hap1, whole genome shotgun sequence:
TTTTTCACAGAAGGTCttcccacactcattacatttatATGGCTTCTCCCCCGTGTGAGTTCTTTGATGTACAATGAGATTTGACTTCACACAGAAGGATTTCCCACATTCACTACATATAAAGGGTTTCTCCCCGGTGTGAGTTCTTTGATGGACGGTTGGGGCAGACCTGTGGCAGAAGGACTTCCCGCATGCattacattcatagggtttctcccctgtgtgtgttctTTGATGCTCAGTGAGATTTGACTTCACACAGAATGTTTTTCCACATTGcttacattcatagggtttttctcctgtgtgtgttCGCTGATGGTTGGTCAGGTGTGGTTTCTGGCAGAAGGCTTTCCCGCATTCAGTACATTCATAGGGCTTCTCCCCGGTGTGTGTTCTCTGATGTTGGGTGAGGTTTGACTTCTCCCAGAAGGTCttcccacattcactacattcaaaGGTTTTTTCTCCTGAGTGACCTCTTCGAAGGTGGCTAATATGTGACTTTTTCCTGAAATTATTCCCATTTTCTTTGTAGTCATAGGGCTTTTGCTTCGTATGTACTATCTGATGTTTAAAGAGGGATGATTTTTCCCAAGTTTTGTCACTCACTTTGTATTCTTGAGAAATCTTTCTTGAGTAGGTTCCCTGGTGGATAATAAAAGTTGAATCATCACAGAAGATTTCACCATACTCATTATAGTCATAGGGACTGTGCCCTGTGGGAGCTCTCTGATGTCCAAATCTTAAATCCACGTAGGACTTCCCACACACACTGCATTCGTCtggctccatttccaagtggGTTCTCTGAGATCCACTGAGTTTTAAATCACCTATGAAGGTTCTTCCACATTCACTGTATTTACAGGCTGTCTCTCCCAACTGAGACCTCTGACTTGCTACAAAGGCTGACTCCTCATGGAAGCCTTGTCCATTTTCACGATACTGAAAAGGTGGGTCCAGGACTGGCTGAGCGAGAGCATGGCGGTGACTTAGgccatttcttttttgtaaatatttacaagATTTCCCTCCAGCAGCAATTTTCTCATGCTTAATATCAAGGAGTAACTTCTCACATACATTCAATTCATTAGGCTTCTTTCGGGAATAATTCTTTTTACCACCAAGTAAGCCTGAAATATTTTTCAAGCTCACTTCACATGAGTCACAAATTTTACAGGGAAAATTTCTTGAAGAAACAAGGTCTGTGCCCAGACTGGAAGTTTTCCTTACTTTTGCACCACTTTCCACACTTATGGTTCTGTTGGTGGTGAATACGAGCTGCCAAAAGTGTTCATTTTGATTTTCTTGGTTGCTTTCTACTGGGTCAtcaattttccatttcctttctaaaaacaagaaaaataaccaCATCTGATGTCTCTTAATACATTTCTGACAGAAATGCACTTTCACACaaactatttcattttagttttctgGTACAAACCTAATCCAAGAATGTATTTCCTTTACCCTTTTGTTCTGAGAAGAACACAGACTTGCTGCAGTGAAAACCgggggaaaaaaggcaaagaTATTTTTGCATGTGAAATATATAATCTTCAAAACTATacagaaaagacaaaataagtttcaaagcacagaaaatggaaataattgatTCAGAAATAGGATACCTCGCAGAGTATAGGGATAGCCTCGCACAGACAATGAGCACTGAATAAAGCAACAATGATGACTGCACAGTCTTCCATTCAGTCTTCCATTCAGTCTTCACTTCCAGAAGGCCACAATGGAGAGGGCTTATGCAGGTTGAAGctgagatccaggagcttcttgcagatgtGTCAAAATTGTGGCAGGGGCACCCACCTTTGGGTCATGTGTTGCTGCCTCTCAaggccctggcagggagctggatcagaagtggaagctgCTGCCATGAGACCGGAACATGTATGAGATCTCACAATTACAGATTGTCTtcactcactgtgtcacagtgaaAACGCTTCGTATGAACTTTTTTGTCAGCAGGAGAGTATCCTCACAGGTTTCCTTAATCTCACTGCAGTTTTTATTtcagtggtgtgtgtgtctgcagacTTGCCCTTCCTGTTTCAGAGCTGTAAGGTAGAGTTTTCTCCCTCTAGTGCAGGATGAATGAGTGCCATCCTAGCAGGAGTGGTTTGGACCATTGTCCCTTCAGGGAATGCCTTGTGTGTCCTGCTCTGAGTCAAGGATGCTTGATGGCGGTGATTTCTGAGCAGTCTCGTGATCCACTTCAGGACTTGGGGATATGCTGAGCATTTTGAATATGTGAGGTTTTGTTTCTGCCTATAGACTAGGCAGTTTTATCTGTTAATTCTAGCATTTTGTGTTcagatttttgttctttttctgttatcTTCTGGAACTTTATTCACCTTGTGGTAGCCATTTATAATTGTCCAGCATGTATTACAGACTTGTAATGTTTCCCCTCTCCTTTTCATATTGTTCATAGTTTGTGTTTTAATTGGCTAGTCTGTGTTCCTGCATGCAGTGTTAatagattcattcattttcccttgaaaggcagatgttacagagaaggagagacagggtgatcttccatctgctggttcactgtgcagATTGGCCAGATCACAGCCAATTTGAACCTGGGCGCCAGTGGTTTCCCCCAGGTGTTTTACATGGGTCTAGCAGGGTCTCAGGGACTTGGACCTTGCTCCATCCCTTTCCCATgccatagcagaatgctggatcagaagtggggcatctgCGTTACAAACCAGTGCTGCTAATGGATGCCATTACCAAAGGGACCCAGGATTCGATGGAGGTGCCATGGTGGCTACCCTGGGTTCATGGATTCTTTGCTGTGTACCTCTGTTCTACTCTCTACAAGATGtgtcaggtgtgtgtgtttgtaaataTTCGTTCTATGTGTGTGGTTACTTATTCATTCTTGtgttttatatgaaagacaggtcaacagagggggagagaggtctATAATCCATTGTTCCACTCTGcatttggccacaatggctgcatctGGGACGGTCTGAGCCAAGAAGCTGAAGCTTCCTCTGGGGCTCCCTTGTGGTTGTCAGTGTCCAAAGATTTGACTATCCTTTGCTGATCTCTCCAggaactggatccaaagtggagcaactgagacacaaactgacacccatgtgtgaCACTGGCACCACTGGCTGAGGCTTCTACAAGAGCAGCTGCTTGGCCAACTGCTATAATCTGCTCTTTGCTACACCTCTCTGGAGCCTTGGATGTCACCCAGCTTCTTTGACCTCCATGTGCAAGATTAATGTCACCATGGATGCTAAAAGGAAGATGAGAGTTGGGGGCCAGTCAGTGACACCTTGGATGTCAAGAGGATCACCACAGTGGGAGCCAGGATCTGTTTCCCTAGGAGTGAGCCATGTGGCAGGCAGCCTCTCTGCAGGAAGTGGTCTGTCAGCTTGTAGAGACAGCCGCTGTGATGTCATTGTGAGCTCATGGGGGCGAGGACACCCAGGTGCATAACAAGACAGCAGCTTGTGTGCAGGGGGCTCTTGCCACAGGCCCCCATGCTCTTCACCAGCATAGAGGGCACTGGTCCAGCCAGCAGCTACCCCTTTCCAGTGGAAGTCTGTGGAAGCCACTGGGTCTCAGTGTGTGCGAGCTGGACAGCAGCCAGCCGCAGGCCCTGGCTGGTAGTTTCCTTGCCTTGAGCCTGGGACTCAGGGCTGCAGAAGCATCTGAAGCTGCAGATCTCCAGGTGAAGAATAGAGACCCTTCTTGGTGAGTGATGATGTCTCTTCTCATTTCctcttgtgatttttttgttcTACTGGTCTTGCTATGCCTTTCTACTTAGTGTATTTCACCTTTCCTCTGCAGCTGATTGTTGTTGTGTGTGAGGTTATGCTGTTGGAGAATGGAGTTTCTACCTCTTTCCCAGAAtggttgctttttatttcctttcctttttcttttgtacttttttctttattttcgacaaactttacatagttgattagggcacagagggtcaagggctgcaggtaagtgggtaagaccattgcttccacattattgggtttttttattttccccTGCATGTGGGTTAAAGGGGGAGATGCAAGGGAAAGCCCCACCCATCCTCCTACCCATcctaggtcccagatgtggggcatgctctgtgggtcctgcttaagtggttttgataattcaacagttctgaattgctgccagtctcgccattcccaGCATGATGAAATTGCTGCAAAATCCACTGGTtggaagccctgagcggtccacagacacagaagaacaataaacgtccttcgggaccagggaggagagctttctctggtccgagcctggctccacctctggacccccgccctccctcgcagtgaccatcgggatcgcttagaaaacccctcacagcaaacaaacaatcatacaaactaaaaaaaaaaacctaaaataaatagacaaacaacagaaagtagagcttgaaatctgacaggaaagagctggcgtggattggctcatgccttgctgggtgggacacaaagattagtcactcctcaccatggtgttgaggattttcctgcacacccccccccaaaaaaaaaatgttctgcaccttaaatgttgacaaatatcttgttagagttacaagccagtctagattatcccaaaatctgccaagatcaacaaaattatacttcaacacaacaaatggctaaatactaaaatgaaatagacacagacagctgaatggtaccctatagccattttaaggtatatagcagccggtcctgaatataaactaaaattgaaatgtcaatgagctaatcataggttgtggttaggacttgtttttttgtgtgtgtttgtttgtttgttttttgttttttgtttggttttttttggtttgttttttaacatactggttactcaaaaccatgtcaattccataatattgcaaattgctgttgatgttatattgggactcttaattgacagtgaggatattataccagctctgacttcggaccagaaatggtctccccaagaaactgttcaacccatctggacaataagtggctggactccatgcttagtatatgtttgcaaggaaagaatcttgattgaatttgaactgtaatactgcatcaaggtggaggaatccaccaggggggaggggagggggaggggtggggggattcccagagcctatgaaactgtcacatactgcaaaatattaataaaaatttttttaaaaatccactggttgacatggttcaatttagagtctccgtttgcccagattttcattgctAACACGGGGCTTGGGTAgttggttgatttgttctgtcctccgtcctctgttgtggtaccaggtgtcctctgcaggttccgatggactgccatatcttccatgtgcacctggacatgctgtccactgctccatctaaactCCTGAGTAGGCTCAGCTTGGCACTTGCACTCTGTTgcaaaccatggaacctgcacttcccttcatggttggggttctgagtctggctgttcgattggggagatccccaaagaaactttgtctgaggtgatcccagaccagatgcatgtgtgtacttgccagtacagggcctggcacagtccatggcccccaatcagctggtggttacagttgctgggtcagttctgttcccagccctgtcttccacatggaacagtgggtgttgcagtccagcccaatgcTGCCCAGCACACCCTCGGGCTCTCAGaaaaaccagtgggaactgcaacctagttggagcaacccacagtaACCTCTTCCTTTCAGCTCCAGGTATCCTGCTTGAAAACCCCTAAAACACGGCAAGAAGTAAATGAGTACTGAAATGTTTGTCTTATACCTGATCTAGGTGGAAAGATTTCAGTTATTTCATTTATGTATGATATGAGTTGTAAGGAGATCTTTTCAGGGAAGGTTGATGTGAAGCTGcgatttttctttcattcttaatttgttgatttttttttaacatcacagaggactttttttttcatcatgattATGAATTTCTGTATTGTGGCATGTGTTTTCaaacaaactttgaaaaaatCTTATTTCGCTCTTTGAAAGACATTGAattttttcagatagctttgCTGTTTGTGGAGGAGATTTGCAGgcttatacatttttattggcCCTCCTGGCTTCTAGAAGTGAACACTTAGCTCTTCTGAACCTCGTAGGTGATTTtgttgcctggatcccatatggatgccaggtcGTGTATCGTCAGCTCAACTtccctgctggctcactgctggtagcctgggaaagtagtctaggatggtccaaatccttgggacagtgcacctgtgctgaagacccagaagaagctcttggctcctggctttgttcagcTCAGcttagggagagaatcagcagagggtagatctttttctctttccttcattcGATAAtacctgccattccaataaaaagaaataaaacaatatgTACATAAATACATGACAACATGTTCATAcacaagattgatttatttgaaatcaggaCTGTGAAgctatatatgtttatatgcgCTTAGCTATGTATTTATGATGTGTTCGTGTAGACATTGATCACTTAGTTGttaatgtgtgtatgcatatatttgcatatgtgtagatgtatctctctgtgtgtttatgcATGTAGGTACAGGTTCATGAGTGTCTTAATTAGGACTGGGGAATGAGGGAGGGGGATTGAGTTCCCACatcccctgcttctctccccaaatggctgccatggctggcagtaggccagaccaaagccagaggtctggaaccccatcagggtctcccttgtgggcagcagcagtaccccaagtccttgggccaagtgctgctgcctctgtggctgccaaGCACCAAGCAGCCTGACAAGAGATGGAACTGGGAGAGGGAGTtggtgtgctgcagcctgggcatgcGCTGGGGATGGCGCCTGTGCTGCGCTGTGCTGTGGGACCTGGATGAGcgccattttgggcccagcacagtgtgtGCAGGCCACGCGGGAGTTAGCACTGGGTCCCCTGAGCTGGACCTGGGCGGACTGTGAGGAGCTGCCCTGAACACATCGGGCCgagcctgggaagcaacagtgtgGCCAGAGTCAGCACAGAGCAGGTGAGGCTGTGTGAGTGGAGCCCAGAAGGCTCCAGAGCTACTGGGGATTGGCCTGGTGGAGCTGCCCAGGCCTCGTTCCTGTGGCCTGAGCCCAGGGCCTCGCTCAGTGACTCCCAAAAGCGCCTCTGTGCGGGAGGCTCctggggagcagctggaggcCTTGGTGTGCCTGGTCCTGTGGTAGCCCgaggtgggcctggcctggagggcagactgggcaaggggtgtgggtgtgtgatgGGTGAGGGGCTAGAAGGGAGGTtggggacagggagagaagggaggataagggggagagggagatggagaaggagagacaaggggagatggggtggggaaaagcagggaaccagggcaaggaatggggtatcCGTGTGTATGTATCTGTGCTCATGTGCATATACAAGTGCTTATATTGGTATAAGTAGCTTTCAATGGTATATGTGTAATTACATATGTGAGTGTTTATGAGTGTAGTCATGTATGTTTTTACAGAAGTAATAATTATGTATATACTTAGCTAAGCATGTGATTAGGCATGTGAAAGTGGGAaagagagatggggaaggggagaCATAAGAGAGGACAGGGTTGTGGATTGGGACaggcagggaaccagggcaaggaatgggagtatttgtgtatatgcatgtgtgaataggagtgtatatgtatgtgtctatATGGATATCAAAAGGTATATATTTTACTCTACTATGAGCATAGGCATTATGATTTCACCGAGttttgaattcacaagtggaCTCTATTATCTGAATTCCCAGTGTTGGGAGGTTTGCCCAGTTCCTGGTGTTACTAAAGTTTCTACTTTCATTACACTTAGGTGTGGAAGATTGTctgtgtgattttaaatcacttcagttgATCAATTGGTTTCATGATCCAGGAAGTGGTCTTTGCTGGggaatggttctttttttttttaattcattaattacattgtattatgtgacacagtttcatagatacttgggttctccccacccctccccaaaccctcccaccatggtggattcctccacattgttgcataaccacagctcaagttcagttgagattcccccattgcaagcgtataccaaacatagagtccagcatcttattgtcccgtcaagttcagcggcttcttaggtataccctctctggtctgaagacagagccagcagagtatcatcccagtcaattgaaagctccaacatatcatcagcaaaaatttacatcattatggaattaattgacatagtaatgagtaaccaatatgttaaaagtaaatgagagttcCTAGCCACcatgtgaccacctcacttacatttcaattttagtttatacacaacatataacattcataacataacatgttatacataacatcatatcatcttaaattaaggcaaacatgtggtatttaaccttttgggattggctcatttcccttagcattatggtttccagtttggcccatttggccacaaagaactgcattttgtttt
This window harbors:
- the LOC131481677 gene encoding zinc finger protein 248-like, which translates into the protein MWLFFLFLERKWKIDDPVESNQENQNEHFWQLVFTTNRTISVESGAKVRKTSSLGTDLVSSRNFPCKICDSCEVSLKNISGLLGGKKNYSRKKPNELNVCEKLLLDIKHEKIAAGGKSCKYLQKRNGLSHRHALAQPVLDPPFQYRENGQGFHEESAFVASQRSQLGETACKYSECGRTFIGDLKLSGSQRTHLEMEPDECSVCGKSYVDLRFGHQRAPTGHSPYDYNEYGEIFCDDSTFIIHQGTYSRKISQEYKVSDKTWEKSSLFKHQIVHTKQKPYDYKENGNNFRKKSHISHLRRGHSGEKTFECSECGKTFWEKSNLTQHQRTHTGEKPYECTECGKAFCQKPHLTNHQRTHTGEKPYECKQCGKTFCVKSNLTEHQRTHTGEKPYECNACGKSFCHRSAPTVHQRTHTGEKPFICSECGKSFCVKSNLIVHQRTHTGEKPYKCNECGKTFCEKSALTKHQRTHTGEKPYECTACGKTFSQRSVLTKHQRIHTRVKALSAS